In Deltaproteobacteria bacterium, the genomic stretch AATATGAAAGAGCGCGGCCGCAGCGCCTATTCATTTTGCATGTGTCCCGGCGGTATGGTTGTCAATGCCTCTTCAGAGCCTGCCGGGCTTGTTGTAAATGGAATGAGCCATTCCGGCAGGGATAGGGGGTATGCAAACAGCGCTCTCATTGTAAATGTTACGCCCGAAGATTTTGGTAAACATGCGCTGGCCGGTATGGAATTCCAGCGAAAATGGGAAAGGATTGCCTTTATTCATGGCGGCGGCAATTATAATGCGCCCGCCCAGAACCTTATGGCGTTTTGCGAACCCGGAAAGTGTTACTCCTTAAATAAATCGACTTTTCTTCCCGCGCTGGAACATGCCGATCTCTCCCTTTGTCTTCCCCACTATGTGACGGAAAGCCTGAGAGAAGCGCTCCCTGTTTTTGACAGAAAGATGCGGGGTTTTCTTTCCAGTGAATCGACACTGATCGGGATTGAAACAAGAACGTCGGCGCCGCTTAGAATATTGCGCGGAAGGGACATGCAATCTGTCAGTATAGCCGGCCTTTATCCCTGTGGCGAGGGCGCCGGCTATGCAGGCGGTATTATGAGTTCAGCCCTTGACGGCATTAAAGTTGCCGATATGATCGCCCGGAAAGGGCAATGAATTTTGTAGTGAATTGCAAATATAGCTTGTCGAAGGAAATTATGCAGGTTATACTTTTCCCATAGTTAAAAAAAAAGAAAGGAGGACCTTATGAAGTTTCTAAAAATTCTGCTTGTACTCTTGATTGCAACACAACTTAGTGGCTGTCTCCTCACCCGGCTTGTTTCTGCACCCATGCGTGCCGTTGGTGGTGTGCTTACCATTATCCCTGTTGCAGGAGACGCGGCTCATGGAGTAATTGATGAGGCGGCTGACGTTGTTGATAAGGTGCCCATCTGATTAGTTCTTGATAAAAGTGAAAAGGGCGGTATAAAAACCGCCCTTTTCTATTTGAAGTTTTCTTTAATCCCTCGTCAGGTGCCTGTACTTGATCCGGTGGGGCTGGTCGGCGGCAGCTCCGAGGCGTTTTTTCCTGTCTTCTTCATATTCCGAATAATTTCCGTCAAAAAATACGACTTTGCTCTCTCCCTCGAAGGCAAGGATATGCGTTGCTATTCTGTCCAGGAACCAGCGGTCATGGCTGATAACGACGGCACAGCCGCCGAAGTTTTCCAGCGCTTCTTCGAGTGCTCTTAAGGTATTAACGTCGAGATCATTGGTCGGCTCATCGAGAAGAAGGACATTGCCGCCGTCCTTTAGCATCCTTGCAAGATGGACCCGGTTTCTTTCTCCTCCCGAAAGTAGAGAAACCTTCTTTTGCTGGTCCTGCCCCGAAAAATTGAACCGGCCTACATAGGCACGGGAATTAACCTCCTTTTTGCCGAGATTAATTGTATCGTAACCTTCGGAGATGGCCTCCCAAATGCTGTGCTCCGGATTGAGGCTGTCACGGCTCTGATCGACATAGGAAAGTTTTACAGAATCACCGATTTTTACCGATCCCCCATCGGGTTTCTCCTGCTCCGTAATCATCCTGAAAAGCGTTGTCTTTCCTGCCCCGTTGGGGCCGATAACGCCGACAATACCGCCGGGAGGGAGATTGAAGGTCATTCCCTCAACGAGAATGTTGTCGCCAAAAGACTTGATCACATCCTTTGCCTCGATGGCTATATCCCCTAGCCTTGGTCCCGGTGGAATAAAAATCTCCAGTTCGCCGGCCCTTTTTTCACTCTCCTGACCAAGAAGCGCTTCATAAGAGGTAATCCTTGCCTTCGACCTGGCATGACGCCCCTTGGGCGACATCCTGATCCATTGGAGTTCCTTTTTTAAGGTCCTTTGCCTGTCGCTCTCTTCCTTTTCCTCTTTAGCAAGCCGCTCCTGCTTTTGTTCCAGCCAGGAAGAGTAGTTTCCTTTCCATGGAATGCCTTCACCACGGTCCAGTTCCAGTATCCATCCCGCCACATTATCAAGAAAGTAACGGTCATGAGTTACAGCGATAACGGTACCTGCATAGCGTTGAAGATGTTGTTCCAGCCAGGCCACCGATTCGGCATCGAGGTGGTTGGTCGGCTCGTCAAGGAGGAGAATATCCGGTTTCTTAAGAAGGAGCCTGCAAAGAGCCACTCTTCTTTTTTCTCCTCCAGAGAGTATTTTAACAGGCCTGTCTTCAGGCGGGCACCTGAGGGCGTCCATAGCCATTTCAAGCCTGCTGTCAAGATCCCAGGCATCGAGATTATCGAGCTTTTCCTGCACTTCTGCCTGATGGTCGCAAAGGGCCGTCATTTCATCGTCCGACATGGGTTCGGCAAACTTTGCATTTATTTCGTTGAATTCATTAACAAGGTCCACCGTCTCCTGTACCGCCTCTTCCACACACTGTTTTACCGTTTTATTTTCATCGAGAACAGGTTCCTGTTCAAGATAACCGATAGTATAGCCCGGTGAAAGACTGATCTCTCCGGAATAATCTTTATCCACACCGGCAAGAATGCGAAGCAGAGAACTCTTTCCCGATCCGTTAAGACCGAGCACGCCTATCTTTGCCCCGTAAAAATAGGAAAGATAGATATTTTTTAGAACAGGTTTTTTGTTGTAAAATTTGCTTACTCCCACCATGGAGTAAATGACTTTATTCGGTTCCGTACTCATAGATTATAAAAATCCTTTCTCTCTTGATAATTTAAAAGGCAATCAATGAAGCAAAGCACATGGTTTTGATTCAGTGAGCGGGAAAGATGAAGTTAAGATGAATAAAATTTCACTTTCAAGGGTTTATACCCTTGAGGGTAAGCTTTGGAAGGTTAACAGTATCAGTTGATAAAAGGAGAATGATGCCTTTTGCCCCTGTTCATGCTCCCCATGATAAAACCTACGATCCATGCAGCGGCAACGACGCCGGCGCCTGTTAAAAACCAGCGAAATTCTGTTGTTGAACGAAGCTCGTTATTCTCTGCCTGAAGCCCTTCAATTTTTGCCATGGCCCTGCTAAGGTTTACCGTGCTTTCCTCATAATTTTTTTTAATCTCTACCACATTGCCCGAATCAGCCTGGAGCCGCTTGTAGTCGGCATCTACCTGATTGAGTTTTTCCCGGGTTGATTCCAGTTCCCGCTTTAAGGTTTTATTATTCTCTCCTATTGCCGCCGCCTTTTCTGCGGTAACTTTCAGTTTTATGGAAGTTTCATCAAGACTTTTGCCCAGCTTTTCAATACGGATGCTTTGGGGTATTTCCAGTGAAACATACCTTTTTACTATCCACCCCTCTTTCCCGTCTTCTATCTTTACATGCACCCATCCCTCATTTTCTTCCAGTACCTCCAGTTTGGTGCCGTTTTTCAGTAATGTCACAACAGGCGCGCTCTTAAGCGGTTCAGCACGGAGGGTTATGTTGAAGTTATCTGTTACATAGGCTGCCTGTACTGCCCCCGCAAGAAGGGTGAGAAAAATGAAGTTCTTTACCATAAAGAGAAAAGTCCATTTATTGACAGCGCTGCTGTTCCCCTGTTTAATATGAAGCGTCTTAAACATTCCAAAACTCCTTTACAATATAAAATAGAATACCTATTCCATAGCGAATAATAACAACAGGAGAGAGTAATTGCAAATATTCATTGCCTTCACTTTTCCCCTTTGACAAAAGAGGGTATTTGGAAAAATAAATTTTAGGGGAATCTCTTGTAAATCCTGTCTTTGTTCCATTAAAAAAGATTGTTTTATAAGGTCCCGGCATATATTTATAAACCTTTGATTGCTTAATATTGATAATCCATCGGCAATCCCTTATTGATACAGTTCAAAAGCCGGAGAGGGTTGCATTAATATTTTTACTCTGTTAACTTATAAATTAGCCTGCAGCTTGCCGGTCATGATATTTTTTTGTTTTAAATCCATGGCGGCTGTTTCCCGCCCCCATTTATCGGGATCTTGCGGGAAGGTTGTTTTTATACTTATATCCCGCATTATTTATGGATAGTTCCGGAGGTCATAGGAACGCAGGTTATTTATCAGGCCTTACCTTTAAAGCATGACAGAGAAAAAAGAAAAAAGCTTTCTCAGGCTGACAGCGTTTCTTCTTACCCTTCTGGCAAGCGGTTTAATATGCTATAAAATATTCTCTGTCGGTTATACCTTTTCCTCTATTATTCCCCGGATACGTTATGATGTAGACATAAGCATGTCCTTCCAGGGTTTTGGTGAGCCTGTCCGGATCAGGACCTATCTCCCCCTTTCCGATGAAAGGCAGGTAACAGGAAATGAGCTTAATAATTCAGGGGGCATGTCCTTCCAGGTATCCCATGAAGAGTCTGGAAGGATTGGCCTTTGGCAAAGCGATAATCCCTCAGGGTTTCAGCAAATACTCTATACCTTTTCAGTGACAGGTGAAAAGATAGTTTATGAACTTGACGACAGGCTGACTATTCCAAAATCTTACCCTGAGCGCCTTAATAAATACCTCCTTGCAACGGGGACTATACAACTTGGTGATCCTGTTATAAGCAGGATATTTGATGAGCAAATTCCAAAAGGAAAAAAACTGCTTCCCATACTGAAGGCCGCCTTCGACTATGCCGGGGGACTAAAACCTATGCCCTTCAAGGGGCTTACCGATGCGGCGACGGCGGCCAGGCTTGGCGAGGCGTCATGTAACGGAAAAAGCCGGCTCTTCATTGCCTTATTGAGAAAAGCGGGCATTCCGTCAAGGTTAGTGGGGGGACTGATTCTTCAAAGCGGCACAAAGCGGACAAGCCATCAGTGGGTTGAGGTCCATATTAAGGGCCACTGGGTCCCTTTCGATACGCTAAACGGTTATTTTGCCCGGATACCTGAAAACTATCTCTCCCTCTATCGCACAGACGAGGCGCTTTTCAAGCATACAGCGGATATTAATTTTAACTACTCATTCAAAATACGCAAAAAACTGACATCAAAAAGTGATTTTCTGACGGAACTTGGAGAGCATCCTCTCAACGCCTATGCCGCATGGGCTGCTTTTGAGCGTGTCGGCATTTCGCTTAGCCTTTTAAAAATAATAATAATGATACCGCTGGGGGCATTTATTGTTGTCATTTTCCGTAATGTTATCGGCCTGGAAACCTTCGGGACCTTCCTTCCGGCGCTTATTGCGGCAGCCAGCCGGGAGACAGGTTTTGTGTGGGGGGCTGTCGGTTTTTTGCTTGTCATTGCCCTGGTCAGTCTCATTCATTATCCGCTGGAAAAATGGGGAATCCTTCATACCCCAAAAATGAGCATACTGCTTATAAGCGTCGTTATGCTTATACTCGGCATAACCGTAGCGGGGGTGAACCTGGGTCTTTTTGAACTCTCCCATCTCAGCCTCTTTCCTATTGCCGTGCTGACCATTACGGCAGAGCGCTTCGCCCTCATTCAGACGGAACAGGGCCTTTTAAAGGCCCTCAAAGTTACAGCAATGACCCTTGTTGTTGTCTGGTTCTGTTTTCTTGCAATGAATTCTCTCGCTATGGAAGCCATATTTCTTGCCTTTCCCGAGATGCTGCTTATTCTTGCAGCGCTTAATCTCTGGATCGGCCGCTGGATAGGCATGAGGGTTGTGGAGATAGGAAGATTCAGGTGGTTAATACAATGAAATGGCCTTCTTTAAATTCATTTGCCGGGCTTTATGGCAGGGTGCTTGGCATTAACGGGAGAAATATCGATTATGTCTACAAGTATAATCCGCGCAGGTATTTCAATGTTGCAGACGACAAGGTGAAAACCAAGGAATATCTTGTGCCCGCAGGGATACCTGTGCCAAAAAACTACCTTGTCCTTTCAGCAATGAGTGAGATAAACAGCGCCTGGGAGAGGATAGTCGAAATAGATGAATTTGCCATAAAACCGGCAAGAGGAAAGGCCGGAGGAGGCATCCTGGTAGCGGAAAAATCGGAAAGCTGCTGGAAAACGGCTGCCGGAAGACTGCTCGGGGCAGATCAGTTGAAAAAGCAGATGGCTGACATTATCTTCGGCGTGTACTCCTTTGGTCTCTGGGACAGGGTGCTGATTGAGCATCGCGTCCATCCCCACCCCTTCTTTACCGCGCTTTATCCTCATGGTGTGGCTGATCTCAGAATAATAACCTGTAAAGGCAAAAA encodes the following:
- a CDS encoding TIGR04211 family SH3 domain-containing protein, with product MFKTLHIKQGNSSAVNKWTFLFMVKNFIFLTLLAGAVQAAYVTDNFNITLRAEPLKSAPVVTLLKNGTKLEVLEENEGWVHVKIEDGKEGWIVKRYVSLEIPQSIRIEKLGKSLDETSIKLKVTAEKAAAIGENNKTLKRELESTREKLNQVDADYKRLQADSGNVVEIKKNYEESTVNLSRAMAKIEGLQAENNELRSTTEFRWFLTGAGVVAAAWIVGFIMGSMNRGKRHHSPFIN
- a CDS encoding transglutaminase, which encodes MTEKKEKSFLRLTAFLLTLLASGLICYKIFSVGYTFSSIIPRIRYDVDISMSFQGFGEPVRIRTYLPLSDERQVTGNELNNSGGMSFQVSHEESGRIGLWQSDNPSGFQQILYTFSVTGEKIVYELDDRLTIPKSYPERLNKYLLATGTIQLGDPVISRIFDEQIPKGKKLLPILKAAFDYAGGLKPMPFKGLTDAATAARLGEASCNGKSRLFIALLRKAGIPSRLVGGLILQSGTKRTSHQWVEVHIKGHWVPFDTLNGYFARIPENYLSLYRTDEALFKHTADINFNYSFKIRKKLTSKSDFLTELGEHPLNAYAAWAAFERVGISLSLLKIIIMIPLGAFIVVIFRNVIGLETFGTFLPALIAAASRETGFVWGAVGFLLVIALVSLIHYPLEKWGILHTPKMSILLISVVMLILGITVAGVNLGLFELSHLSLFPIAVLTITAERFALIQTEQGLLKALKVTAMTLVVVWFCFLAMNSLAMEAIFLAFPEMLLILAALNLWIGRWIGMRVVEIGRFRWLIQ
- the ettA gene encoding energy-dependent translational throttle protein EttA codes for the protein MSTEPNKVIYSMVGVSKFYNKKPVLKNIYLSYFYGAKIGVLGLNGSGKSSLLRILAGVDKDYSGEISLSPGYTIGYLEQEPVLDENKTVKQCVEEAVQETVDLVNEFNEINAKFAEPMSDDEMTALCDHQAEVQEKLDNLDAWDLDSRLEMAMDALRCPPEDRPVKILSGGEKRRVALCRLLLKKPDILLLDEPTNHLDAESVAWLEQHLQRYAGTVIAVTHDRYFLDNVAGWILELDRGEGIPWKGNYSSWLEQKQERLAKEEKEESDRQRTLKKELQWIRMSPKGRHARSKARITSYEALLGQESEKRAGELEIFIPPGPRLGDIAIEAKDVIKSFGDNILVEGMTFNLPPGGIVGVIGPNGAGKTTLFRMITEQEKPDGGSVKIGDSVKLSYVDQSRDSLNPEHSIWEAISEGYDTINLGKKEVNSRAYVGRFNFSGQDQQKKVSLLSGGERNRVHLARMLKDGGNVLLLDEPTNDLDVNTLRALEEALENFGGCAVVISHDRWFLDRIATHILAFEGESKVVFFDGNYSEYEEDRKKRLGAAADQPHRIKYRHLTRD